Genomic window (Streptosporangium brasiliense):
TCCCGGCATGCCCGCCGTACAAGATCGCAGGGCGGGCCCGCCCGAGGGTCCCTCAGCGTGGCCGGCGCGGCGCCGCCGAGACCAGGCCGGTCTCGTAGGCGACGATGACGAGCTGGGCGCGGTCGCGGGCGCCGAGCTTGCCGAGCAGCCGGCCGATGTGCGTCTTCACCGTCGCGAGGCTGAGGTTCAGATGGCCGGCGATCTCGGTGTTGGACAGCCCCCGGGCGATGAGCGTGAGCACGTCGCGCTCCCGGCCGGTGACGCCGTCGAGCTCCCGGACGGGTGGTTGCGACGGCTCGGGGCGCCTGGCGAACTCGGCGATGAGGCGGTGCGTGACCGTCGGCGCGAGCAGCCCCTCGCCGGCGGCCACGACGCGGATCGCCGTCAGCAGCTCGCCGGGCGGCGTGTCCTTGAGCAGGAAGCCGCTGGCTCCCGCCCGCAGCGCCGCGTAGACGTATTCGTCCAGGTCGAACGTGGTGAGCATCAGGACGCGCACGCTCGCGGTGTCGGCCGAGCCGCAGATGCGCCGGGCCGCCTCGATGCCGTCCATCTCCGGCATGCGCACGTCCATGAGCACCACGTCCGGCTGCTCGCTGCGGGCCAGGGCGACGGCCTCGGCGCCGGTCCCGGCCTCGCCGACCGCCGTCAGGCCCGGTGCGGTGTCCACCAGGAGCCGGAAGCTGCCGCGGAGCAGGGCCTGGTCGTCGGCGACCAGCACGCGGATCACGCCGTCCTCCCGCTGAGCCGATGGACTCACCCCTTCACCCGTCCTCGCCGTACGGCAGCCGCGCCGACACCCCGAACCCGCCCTCCGGCCGCCGCCCGGCCGTGAAGGTCCCGCCGTACATGATGACCCTCTCACGCATCCCGATCAGCCCGTGGCCCTGACGGCCGGGCAGGACCCGGTGGCCCGGTCCGTCGTCGGTCACCTCGACCCGCACCTCCCGCCCGTCCGCCTCGACCGCCACCCGGCACCGCGCCGGGGCGGCGTGCCTGACCACGTTGGTCAGGGCCTCCTGCACGATCCGGTAGACCGACAGCCCGACGCCCTCGGGCAGCGCGGCCGCGGTGACGTCCAGGTCGACGCGGACGCCGGCCATCGCCGCCCGGCCGGCCAGCTCGGGCAGGCCGTCGAGGCCCGGGGCGGGGGAGAGGCCGGAGACCGTGTCCGGCGCCGCGCCGGGGCCGGAACGCATCACACCCAGCAGGTGACGCATCTCGGTGAGCGCTCCCCGGCTGGTGGCCTCGATGACGCGCAGCGCGTCCCTGGCCTCCTCCGGCCGGGCCTCCGCGACGTGGTTGGCGATCCCCGCCTTGACCGCGATGAGGCTCATGCTGTGCGCGACGACGTCGTGCAGCTCGCGCGCGATGCGCAGGCGCTCCTCGGTGACCGCCCGGTCGGCGAGCTGCTCGGCCGAGCGCGCCGCGTACGCGCGCCGCTCCCGCACGGCACGGCCGACCGTCCAGGTGCAGCCGAGGAACGCCGCGCCCGCGACCAGGGCGCCGAGGGGGCGCGCCCATCCGGCCGGGGTGGGACTGCCCGCCAGCGACAGCATCAGGAAGGCCGCCGCGCCGCACACGCCGATCGCGACCGTGGGCTCCCACCGGCGCCTGGGACGGGTGAGCGCGACGGGGTAGAGCGCGAAGGCCGCCGCGGCGAATCCGTCGTGCGCCAGGCCCAGGGAGAACGACACCAGGGACGCGCCGAGGACGAGACCGAAGACCGGCAGCGGCCACAGCCGCCGTACGGCGAGCGCCGCCCCGATCCCGGCCGGCAGCAGGCACTGCGCCCACAGCTGCGTCCCCGCCGCCGGCCGCGCGATCGCCGACAGCAGGAACGCGATCACATACACCGTCCCGGCCAGCGCATCGAGGGCGACGAGCTGGCCGCGGCTCCACCTGCGCAGGAGCAGCGAGCCGTCCACGTCGAGATCGTCCACACCGAGACGCTACCGGCCCGGCTCCGGCTCCGGCCTCCACCCGGAGGACGTCATCCTCGGGTATGACCCGCCCCGGACGGCACCGCCGCCGCCGGACCCAGGTCCGACGGCGCGATCCCGGCCGTGGTCCGACGCGCCGCCGGCCCGCCGTACGGGACCCTCGACGGCATGATCGAAGTCAAGGAGCTGACCAAACGCTACGGCGCGACCGTCGCGGTGGACGGGCTGTCGTTCCGGGTGGAGCCGGGACAGGTGACCGGCTTCCTGGGGCCGAACGGCGCAGGGAAGTCGACCACGATGCGGGTCCTGCTCGGCCTGGACGCCCCCGGCTCGGGCGAGGCGCTCGTCAACGGGCGCCGCTACGCCGCGATCCGGCACCCGATGCGCGAGGTGGGCGCGCTGCTCGACGCCGCGGCCGTGCACGGCGGCCGCAGTGCCTTCGACCACCTGCGCTGGCTGGCCCGGAGCAACCGCATCGGGGTGCGCCGGGTGACGGAGGTGCTGGAGCAGGTGGGCCTGGCCGGGGCCGCCCGCAGGCGGGTCGGCGGGTTCTCCCTCGGCATGCGGCAGCGGCTGGGGATCGCCGCGGCGCTGCTCGGCGACCCGGGTGTGCTGATGTTCGACGAGCCGGTCAACGGGCTGGACCCGGAAGGGGTGCGGTGGATCCGCCACCTGATGCGCTCGCTGGCCGCGGAGGGACGCACCGTCCTGCTCTCCAGCCATCTGATGAGCGAGATGGCGCTCACCGCCGACCGTCTCGTCGTCATCGGGCGCGGCCGGCTGATCGCCGAGACCTCGGTCCAGGACCTGGCCGGCCGCTTCGAACGGGGCGTGCTGGTGCGCTCCCCGCGCGCGGCGGAGCTGACCGCGGTGCTC
Coding sequences:
- a CDS encoding response regulator, with the translated sequence MIRVLVADDQALLRGSFRLLVDTAPGLTAVGEAGTGAEAVALARSEQPDVVLMDVRMPEMDGIEAARRICGSADTASVRVLMLTTFDLDEYVYAALRAGASGFLLKDTPPGELLTAIRVVAAGEGLLAPTVTHRLIAEFARRPEPSQPPVRELDGVTGRERDVLTLIARGLSNTEIAGHLNLSLATVKTHIGRLLGKLGARDRAQLVIVAYETGLVSAAPRRPR
- a CDS encoding sensor histidine kinase, whose protein sequence is MDDLDVDGSLLLRRWSRGQLVALDALAGTVYVIAFLLSAIARPAAGTQLWAQCLLPAGIGAALAVRRLWPLPVFGLVLGASLVSFSLGLAHDGFAAAAFALYPVALTRPRRRWEPTVAIGVCGAAAFLMLSLAGSPTPAGWARPLGALVAGAAFLGCTWTVGRAVRERRAYAARSAEQLADRAVTEERLRIARELHDVVAHSMSLIAVKAGIANHVAEARPEEARDALRVIEATSRGALTEMRHLLGVMRSGPGAAPDTVSGLSPAPGLDGLPELAGRAAMAGVRVDLDVTAAALPEGVGLSVYRIVQEALTNVVRHAAPARCRVAVEADGREVRVEVTDDGPGHRVLPGRQGHGLIGMRERVIMYGGTFTAGRRPEGGFGVSARLPYGEDG
- a CDS encoding ABC transporter ATP-binding protein; amino-acid sequence: MIEVKELTKRYGATVAVDGLSFRVEPGQVTGFLGPNGAGKSTTMRVLLGLDAPGSGEALVNGRRYAAIRHPMREVGALLDAAAVHGGRSAFDHLRWLARSNRIGVRRVTEVLEQVGLAGAARRRVGGFSLGMRQRLGIAAALLGDPGVLMFDEPVNGLDPEGVRWIRHLMRSLAAEGRTVLLSSHLMSEMALTADRLVVIGRGRLIAETSVQDLAGRFERGVLVRSPRAAELTAVLRAAGATVLAEPDGGLTVKGLEVTEIGDLAAGHGLAVHEVTPRSASLEEAYLELTGDGVEHRAAGR